The Pseudomonadota bacterium genome contains the following window.
GCAGGCCCGCCTCGAGTCGAATCCCAGCGTCTATGGCCCTGGCTATCACTCGACCTCGAATCCGTACCTGTTCAAGACCCTCGACGGCACCTTCAGCGTGCGCGAGTCTCAAGACACCACGTCAAAGGCGGTGAATGTCTGCGGTTTCATGAGCACGTCGGTGTCGGGCGTCGCGGGTGCGGGTGACGCCACCACCTACACCCTCTTCCGCGCCTCGTTCAACGGGTCGTACAGCACGTTCTCTGCCATGCCCCAGAAGGTTTCGTGGTCGTTTGTGAACTTCAACGGCGTCAGCTGGCAGAATGCGCTCGGCGACATGCCCTACGTGTCGATGAACAACCTGCTCCGCTCGTCGCAGCTCACCGCGGGCTCCTCGTACACCGCTTCGGGTGGCATCTTCAAGACCGTGCCTGGCGGAACGGCTGACGTCATCGTCGAGGGCATGGTGGTCACCTCTGACGGTACGATCATCACCCGTCGATCTGTGGAGTGCATGTACGACCTCAACGGCATGCAGTCGACCAGGTCTGCGGGGGCGGCCACCGCCGCCACCGACATGAACCTCAATGTGTACCAGTCGACGACCAGTGGTGGCGCACTGAACGTGGGGGCGGCCACCACGGTCAACGAGTCGCTCGCGGGCAATGCCGGACTCGCCGCGAACAATGGCAACATCAACATCACGGGCGTCGATGTGTCGACCTCGACCACCTCGATTCCCGGGTACTCCGCAACCTCGAAGGCATCGCTGAACGGCAGCGGCCGAGCCCTCACGTACAAGGGAACCGGCCAGACCGTGCCAGCCTCCATCACAACCAGCACGCAGAACCAGAACCTGGTGCAAGACCTGGCCATCGCGCCCCCATCGGTGCAGGTGAGCGACCTCCCGACCCAGGCGACGCCCGCGACGCTCGCGGCGGGCACGTGGGTGGTGTGGAACAATGCGGTCTATCACTACCCTGTCGACTACGATACGAGCGTCTCGCTGAACACCCAGGCCAGCGGCCCTACAGCCAAGGGATGGTCCGGCGGAACAGGCGGGAGCGCCCCCACCTACAATGGCGTCGGACCTGATGCCCAGACCCTGCCCGCCGGCGTGGCCTTCGACAACAAGACCAACACCCTCACCGTCAGCAGCGACGTGCTGGTGAGCTCGGCCAACGGGGCAAACGGCTTCGCCTTTGTGGTGGCGCCGAACTCGAACCAGTCGGCCACGGGGACCAACTCGGCCAATGTGGGCAGCGCGCAGGTCGTCTTCGATGCGTCGAGCGGTTCCACGCCCCAGCTGCGCTCGCCCGGTAGCGTGGCGGTCATGGGCAATGTCACGGGGCAGGGCGCGGTGGTTACCACGGGCCTCTCGGCAGGCAGCGCGAGCGCCGGTGACATCACCGTGGTCGGGAAGAGCTCTCTCGACCCCCGCTCTGACAGCGGGGTGGCGCTCTACTCGGCAGGCGACGTGAACATGCTCCAGCTGAGCTACGCCCAGTCTCCGTCCACGGTTCCTTCGGTGGGCACCACGCTCTCCAACGCGGGCGTCAGCGCCGGCAGCGGTGCTTCCGGAAACATCACGGGGGTGAACATCACCAGCGAATCGGCCGCGGTCTACAGCGCCTTGACGCAGGCCATGCAGGTCAAGTCCGGCCAGCTCTCGAGCAGGCTCTCCTACGACGCGGCCTCCCTTCAGTACTCCTTGAACCTTGCGTGGGACAACTGGTATTCGGCCGCCAAGACCATAAAAGACGCCAACCCGGTCACCGTGACCTACATGGGCACGACCTATTCCGGCAAGCTCAAGGACGTGCTCTACAAGATCGCTGACGCGTCGGGAGACGGTACCTCCAAGTGGTGGATCAAGGAGCACTCCTCCACGGCCATCGGAGGGTTCCTCGTCACGGGAATGGGCAATGTGACCACCCCCCTCATCTCGGCCAGCGGGTTCACCACCACCGGAAGCGGCGGAACCTGGTTCAGCAAGACCTCGACCTTCTCCGCCTCCACCTTTGCCAGCTATCAGTCGAGCGGCACCAACGTGACGACCACGACGGCCACCGCGTCTCCGGGAACGAGCACGGGAACCGTGGCTCCGGCGGCTCTGAACCAGACGTTCTCGGGTCTTGTCTACGCCTCGAAGAACCTGAACATGCGCAACGCCCTGGGCAACATCTCGGTGAACGGCATGGTGGTGGCCTACGGTGGAACGCCGGGCAGCACCTCGTACGGCACGAACGGCGGCTCGCTCAACCTCTCGGCAAATGCGGTCTCCCTGCTCTACGATCCCAGCACCCTGGGCCCATACCTCTATCTCTTCGGCGGGGTGAAGCTGCGCGTGGGGAGCCTGGCGAACTTCTGACCTGCTTCGCCGCCGCTCTTATGCATACGAAACGCTAATGCCCGACGGGGAACCGTGGCTCGAATGCGGGCGTTTCTCGTACAGGAGCAGCGCGACCGAACCTTCGTCGCGGCAGGCTCTTCGACGAGGCGCTGGCAGGGCCCATGGCGTGCCAGGCGACCGTGTTCAGAGGAGGTTTCGAGATGAGATTCGACAAGCTCACCGTGAAGTCACAAGAGGCGCTTCAAGCCGCCGTGCGCATGGCCGAGGAGCGCGGACACCAGGAGGTTCAGCCGGAGCACGTTCTCTTCGCGCTGCTCGAGCCAGCCGACGGCCTCGTGCGCCCCGTGCTGCAGCGCATCGGGGTCGACATCGTGGCGCTGCAGGCGGCTGCCGCCGATGCGGTGTCGCGTCTGCCCCAGGTGCACGGATCGGGCCGTCAGGCCGCCCTGTCGCAGCGCGCGGCCAAGATGCTCGAGCGCGCCTTCGACGAGGCCAGTAAGATGGGCGACGAGTTCCTCTCCACCGAGCACGTGCTCATCGGCATGCTCGCCGAGCGTGACGCGGGCAATGTGGCGGGGCGGCTGCTCGCGAGCGCCGGTGTGACGCCGGAAGTCTTGATGAAGGTGCTCGCCGAGCTGCGCGGCACCCACCGGGTGGCCGACCAGAACCCGGAAGACAAGTTCCAGGCCCTGCAGAAGTACGGGCGTGACTTCACAGAGCTGGCCCGTCGCGGCAAGCTCGATCCGGTCATCGGGCGCGATGACGAGATCCGTCGCGTGATGCAGGTTCTCTCGCGCCGCACCAAGAACAACCCCGTGCTCATCGGCGAGCCCGGCGTGGGCAAGACCGCCATCGTCGAGGGCCTGGCCCAGCGCATCGCCGCGGGCGATGTGCCCGAGAGCCTGAAGGGGCGCCGCCTCATCTCCCTCGATGTGAGCGGCATGGTGGCGGGCGCCAAGTACCGCGGCGAGTTCGAGGATCGCCTGAAGGCCGCCCTCAAGGAGATCACCGCGGCGCAGGGCGAGGTGGTGGTGTTCATCGACGAGATTCACACCCTGGTCGGGGCGGGCGCCGCGGAAGGGGCCATGGACGCCGCCAACATGCTCAAGCCTGCCCTCGCCCGCGGCGAGCTGCGCTGCATCGGCGCCACGACGCTCGACGAGTACCGCAAGCACATCGAGAAGGACGCCGCCCTCGAGCGTCGCTTCCAGCCCGTGATGGTGGGTGAGCCTTCGGTCGAAGACACCATCGCCATCCTGCGCGGGCTCAAGGAGAAGTACGAGGTGCACCACGGCGTGCGCATCCGCGACGCCGCGCTGGTGGCCGCGGCCACGCTCTCGAACCGCTACATCACCGAGCGCTTCCTGCCCGACAAGGCCGTCGATCTCATCGACGAGGCGGCGTCTCGGCTCAAGATCGAGATCGACTCGATGCCCACCGAGATCGACCAGCTCGAGCGGCGCATCATGCAGCTCGAGATCGAGAAGACCGCGCTCTCACGCGATGACGACGCGGCCACCCGTGAGCGCCTGTCGAAGGTCGAGGGCGAGCTTGCCTCTCTGCGTGAGTCGTCGAGCGAGATGCGGGCGCAGTGGCAGAACGAGCGTGACTGCATCAGTCGCTCGCGCGCGCTGAAAGCGCGCATCGAGGCGCTGAAGGTCGACGAGCAGAAGGCCGAGCGCGCGGTCGACCACGCCAAGGTGGCCGAGATCCGCTACGGGCTCGTGCCCGATCTCACGCGCCAGATGGAGGCCGAGAACCAGCGCCTCGCCGAGCTGCAGAAGACGCAGCGCTTCCTCAAGGAAGAGGTCGACGAAGAAGACGTGGCCCAGGTGGTGGCGCGTTGGACCGGCATTCCCGTGGCGCGCATGCTCGAGGGCGAGCTCAAGAAGCTGCTCGCCATGGAGGAGCGCCTCGAGCTGCGCGTCGTGGGGCAGAACCACGCCATCGAAGCGGTGGCGAACGCCGTGCGCCGCTCTCGCGCGGGGCTGGGCGATGAGAACCGCCCCACGGGGTCGTTCATCTTCCTGGGCCCCACGGGCGTGGGAAAGACCGAGCTGGCGCGCGCCCTGGCGGAGTTCCTGTTCGACGACGAGCGCGCCATGGTGCGCATCGACATGTCGGAGTACATGGAGAAGCACGCCGTGTCTCGCCTTCTCGGCGCCCCTCCAGGGTATGTGGGCTACGACGAGGGCGGCCAGCTCACCGAGGCGGTGAGACGCAGGCCCTACAGCGTGCTGCTCTTCGACGAGATCGAGAAGGCGCATCCGGACGTGTTCAACGTGCTGCTGCAGCTGCTTGACGATGGTCGTCTCACCGACGGTCAGGGACGCACGGTCGACTTTGGCAACACCATCGTCATCATGACCTCGAACATCGGCTCGTCGTGGATACAAGAGCTGGGCGCGCGTGACGAGGGCGCCATGCGCAACCGCGTCACCGAGGCGCTGCGTGAGCACTTCCGGCCCGAGTTCCTCAACCGCATCGACGAGACCATCATCTTCCACGCGCTCGAGCGCGGCCAGATCGATTCGATCATCGACATCCAGCTGCAGCGCCTGTCGAAGCGCCTGGCAGATCGCAAGATCACCTTGCGCCTCGCCACCGACGCACGCGCCTATCTTGCGGAGCAGGGCTACGATCCGGTGTACGGCGCGAGACCGCTGAAGCGGGCCATCCAGCGACTCATCCAAGACCCGGTGGCCATGGCGCTGCTCGGCGGGACGGTCAAGGAGGGCGACGCCATCGAGATGCGCTTGAAGGCGGACGCCAGCGGTCTCGAGCCCGTGGTGCTCGTGCCCGTGACGGTGTAGGGGCCCGCGCGATCAGTACGGCGAGTCGATCTCGATGGTCTGGTCCGGCGCGTCGAGGGTGCGCGTGAACGTGCGGCTGATCTCCTGGGCGCTCGCATCGCGTGCCCAGGTCACGCGCACGCTGTACGTGACGCCCACGGTGGCCCCGGCACAGTCGATGGTCACCGAGGCGCCGCGCTGGTCGTGGGTCCACGATCTCTGCCAGCGCGGGGTGGCGCGAGCGGGAAGGGCCGGCGTGATCGCAAGCCACAGTGCAAGAAGGGCAGCGGTCGGGCGTGTGGGCATGCGGCGGGGTTCGACGGATGCGGCAGGGGGGCCTATTGCGCGCGCAGCCCGCGCACAGGAGACCGCCATGCGTGGCGCGTAGTCCCGAGGCATGACCACCCCGCCCGAGCAGCTCGACCTCTTCGCCGCGCGACACGAACCGCCGAGCGCGCCAGCCTCTCGCCTGCGCATCGCGACCTGGAACGTGAACGGCGTTCGCGCTCGCGAGAAGCAGGTGCTCGAGTATCTCGAGACCGAGCAGCCTGACGTGCTCTGCCTGCAAGAGCTCAAGGCCGATGCATCGCAGGTTCCCGGCAGCCTCACCGGTCTCGACACCTACGCATGCTTCTGGCACGGGTCTGGCGGGTATTCCGGCGTGGGTCTGCTGGTGCGTCGCGGGGCCACGGTCGAGATGCCGCAGTTCGCTCATCCTGCGTTTGACTTCGAGAACCGCATCGTCACGGCGACGTTCGATCGCCTCACGGTGGCGTCGATCTACGTGCCCAACGGAGGCAAGGATCTCGACGCCAAGATGCGCTTTCTCGAGGCCCTCGACAGCTGGGTGGCTCACGAGCGGGCGGCAGGTCGCTCCCTCGTGCTGTGCGGCGACATGAACGTGACCCGCGCTGATATCGACGTGCATCCGAAGGAGCGTCGGGTGAGCAAGCCGGTCATCGGCCAGCTGCCGGAGGAGCGCGCACTCTTCGAGCGCATGCTCGCACACGGCATGGTTGACGCGGGTCGTCACCTCGCGCCGGAAGATGACGCCATGTTCACGTGGTGGCCCCCCTGGCGTCAGATGCGCCAGCGCAACATCGGCTGGCGCATCGACTACGTCGTGATCAGCAGCGATCTCATGGAAGGGCTCGAGCGCTGCGTTGTGCGGCCGGCCTTCGGCACCAGCGACCACGCGCCGGTACAGGCCGATCTTGCGCGTGCCGGGGTGCAGGCACCGCTGTCGTGAGCG
Protein-coding sequences here:
- the clpB gene encoding ATP-dependent chaperone ClpB, whose translation is MRFDKLTVKSQEALQAAVRMAEERGHQEVQPEHVLFALLEPADGLVRPVLQRIGVDIVALQAAAADAVSRLPQVHGSGRQAALSQRAAKMLERAFDEASKMGDEFLSTEHVLIGMLAERDAGNVAGRLLASAGVTPEVLMKVLAELRGTHRVADQNPEDKFQALQKYGRDFTELARRGKLDPVIGRDDEIRRVMQVLSRRTKNNPVLIGEPGVGKTAIVEGLAQRIAAGDVPESLKGRRLISLDVSGMVAGAKYRGEFEDRLKAALKEITAAQGEVVVFIDEIHTLVGAGAAEGAMDAANMLKPALARGELRCIGATTLDEYRKHIEKDAALERRFQPVMVGEPSVEDTIAILRGLKEKYEVHHGVRIRDAALVAAATLSNRYITERFLPDKAVDLIDEAASRLKIEIDSMPTEIDQLERRIMQLEIEKTALSRDDDAATRERLSKVEGELASLRESSSEMRAQWQNERDCISRSRALKARIEALKVDEQKAERAVDHAKVAEIRYGLVPDLTRQMEAENQRLAELQKTQRFLKEEVDEEDVAQVVARWTGIPVARMLEGELKKLLAMEERLELRVVGQNHAIEAVANAVRRSRAGLGDENRPTGSFIFLGPTGVGKTELARALAEFLFDDERAMVRIDMSEYMEKHAVSRLLGAPPGYVGYDEGGQLTEAVRRRPYSVLLFDEIEKAHPDVFNVLLQLLDDGRLTDGQGRTVDFGNTIVIMTSNIGSSWIQELGARDEGAMRNRVTEALREHFRPEFLNRIDETIIFHALERGQIDSIIDIQLQRLSKRLADRKITLRLATDARAYLAEQGYDPVYGARPLKRAIQRLIQDPVAMALLGGTVKEGDAIEMRLKADASGLEPVVLVPVTV
- the xth gene encoding exodeoxyribonuclease III; amino-acid sequence: MRIATWNVNGVRAREKQVLEYLETEQPDVLCLQELKADASQVPGSLTGLDTYACFWHGSGGYSGVGLLVRRGATVEMPQFAHPAFDFENRIVTATFDRLTVASIYVPNGGKDLDAKMRFLEALDSWVAHERAAGRSLVLCGDMNVTRADIDVHPKERRVSKPVIGQLPEERALFERMLAHGMVDAGRHLAPEDDAMFTWWPPWRQMRQRNIGWRIDYVVISSDLMEGLERCVVRPAFGTSDHAPVQADLARAGVQAPLS